A stretch of DNA from Catenulispora acidiphila DSM 44928:
GCTGTCGACGCTGGTGATGAGCTTCGAGGTGTGGGCCGGGCAGCTGCCGCGGATCGAGGTGTACGGGACCGGCGGCTCGCTGGAGGTGCCCGACCCCAACGGCTTCGACGGGGAGGTGAGCATCTTCCGCGCCGAGGCCAAGGAATGGGAGCAGGTCCCGGAGAGCGGCGGATATCGGGACGCCTCGCGCGGATACGGCGTCTCGGATCTGGCTCGGGCGCTCGGCGAGGGCGTCCCGCACCGGGCGAACGGACAGTTGGCGTTCCATGTGCTGGACGTCATGGAATCGCTGCTCGCCGCCGCGAAGAGCGGGGAGTCGGTGACCGTCGGCAGCACCTGTGAGCGGCCCGCGGCGGTACCGGCCGCGGCTCGTCCCGAAGTCCGGTAACCCCGAGAACTTGTTGCCCCGCCTCGCTGGAAATGGGGAGCGCGGCGGGGCGGCAAGCCGCCACCTGCGGAGGAATCAGAACCTTGACCGCCCGTCCGACCGTGCTGTTCGCGATGACCCACGAGAACCTGCCCCGGCTGTTTTCGCCGCGGGCGCTCGACCGGCTCCGGGAGCTGACCGAGATCGACGCCTGCCTGGTCGTCGACGATTTCCGCGGACCCGACGCGGCCCGCGCCCTGGCCTCGACCGAGGTGCTGATCACCAGCTGGGGCGCGCCGCCGATCGATCAGCGCGTCCTGGACGCCGCCCCGCGCCTGCGCGCCGTACTGCACGCGGCCGGGACCGTGCGCGGCTACGTCACGGACGCCTGCTGGGAGCGCGGACTGCTGGTCTCCTCGGCCGCCGAGGCCAACGCGATCCCCGTCGCCGAGTACACCCTCGCCGCGATCCTGTTGGCCGGCAAGAACGCCTTCGCCCTCCGCGAGTCGTTCACCGCACTTCGCGGCGCCACCGACCCTGACCGCGAGCGGCGCCGGGACACCCTCGGCAACCACCACCGGCGGGTCGGCGTCATCGGCGCCTCGCGCGTCGGACGGCGGCTCCTGGAGCTGCTGCGCCCCTTCGACTTCGAGCTCTTCCTCAGCGACCCGTACATCGGCCCGACCGAGGCGACCGACCTCGGCGCCGTCCTCCTCTCCCTGGACGACCTGCTGCGCAGCAGCGACATCGTGACCCTGCACGCCCCGGACCTCCCAGCGACGCGCGGCATGCTCGACCGCCGCCGCCTCGCACTGATCCCCGACGGCGCCACCGTGATCAACACCTCCCGCGGCACCCTCATCGAGCCCGAAGCCCTGACCGACGAACTACTCTCGGGCCGCCTCAACGCCATCCTCGACGTCACCGACCCCGAGCCGCCGCCCCCCGATTCCCCCTTGTACCGATTGCCGAACGTCTTCCTGACCCCCCACATCGCCGGCTCCCTCGGCAACGAGCTGTCCCGCATCGGCGACGCGGTGGTGCAGGAGGTCGAGCGGCTGGCGGGCGGACGGCCGCTGGAGCACCGGGTGGTGCGGGCGGATCTGGAGCGGGTGGCGTGAGAATCAGCTCTCTTCGAAGGTGACGACCATCTTCCCGACGTTCCCGCCGCCGAGCATCGCCACGAAGGCGTCGACCGTGTTGCCGAAGCCGTGGACGATGGTCTCGTCGACCGGTACGGCGCCGGAGATGATGTGGGGGATGAGGAAGGACTCGAACTCCTCGCGGGCGTCGAGGTGGTCGCGGACGAGGAAGCCTTCGAGGCGCAGTGCTTTGCCGACGATGTCGTAGAGGTTGGCGGGTGCGGCAGGTGGGTTCTCCAGGTCGTCGTATTGCGCGACGGCACCGCACCAGGCGATGCGCCCGGAGTGTCGCAGGATGCTGATGGCTGCTTCCAGGTGGGTGCCGCCGACGTTGTCGAAGTAGACGTCGATGCCGTCCGGGGCGGCGGCGCGCAGCTGATCGGCCAGCGGGGTCGCCGCGTGGTAGTCGATGGCGGCGTCGAAGCCGATGTGCTCCATGAGGTGCTTGGCCTTGGTGGAGGAGCCGGTACTGCCGATGAGTCGGCCGGCACCCATGACGCGGGCGATGCGCGCCGCCGCGGTCCCGACGCCGCCGCCGGCTGCCGAGATGAACAGGTCCTCGCCCGGCTGGAGTTCGGCGACGCGCTTCAGTCCGACGTAGGCGGTCAGTCCCGTGCCGCCGAGGATGCCGAGGTAAGCGGTCAACGGGACGCCTTCGGGCACTGTCAGGACTCGGATATCCGCCTTGGCGACGACGGCATGGGTGGCCCAGCTGTGACGGTGGAAGACGATGCTGCCCTCGGCGATCACAGGGTCCTTCGACGCCACGACGCGGCCCAGCGCCCGGCCCTCGAGTCCAAAGCCCTTCTCCCAGCCGCCCCAGTGCATCGCCTCGCGCATGTAGGGATCGACGGACTGCGCCAGGTTCCGGACCAGGATCTCGCCCGGCGCGAGCGTCGGGATCGGGCTGGAGACGATCTCGAAGTCGGCGGCGGTGGGGCGGCCCTGCGGACGGCGGGCTTGGCGGATGGCTCGGTAGTTAAGCGCTGTAGACGCTGTCGACACTGTCGATGCGGTCGTGGTGCTCGGCATGTCCATGACGCTAGCGAACATCGCTGGTCAGAAGCAGATCGCGGCGTTTCTGGATAACCGTCTTCCATGAGCGGGCTTCATGGTCACGCATCCTAGGCCTAGAGTGATCAGCATGACCGATCTCGCCCCCTCGGAGCTGCGCGTGCTGGTCGCCGTGGCGCGGACCGGGAGCTTCACCGCCGCCGCCGAGGCGACCGGGACGACCCAGTCCGCGGTGTCGCACGCGGTGCGGGGCGTGGAGCGCAAGGTCGGCGCGGTGCTGTTCGAGCGCGGCCGCAGCGGGGCGCGGCCGACTCCGGCGGGGGAGCGCGCCGTCGTTCGCGCCCGGCAGGTGTTGCGGCAGCTGGAGTTGCTGGGAGCCGAGGCGCGCGGCGCCGAGGAGGGCACGGTCACCGGAACGCTGCGGATCGCGGCGTTCCGCAGCGCGGCGGCGGTGCTGCTGCCGCCGGCGATCATGGGCCTCGCGGCACGGTATCCGGGCGTCGCGCCGCATGTGCTGGTCGTCCCCGAACTCGGTGCCGGCACGGTCGGCGAGGTCGAGGAAGGCCGCGCGGACCTGGCGATCGCCACTCTGGACGACGAAGCGCCGACGCCGCCGGGAATGGTCGTCGGCGAGCTGCTCCGCGAGCCGTATGTACTGGTCTACCCCGCCGCCCGCAAAGAACCGCGCGGCCTGCCCTTGATCGACTGGCCGGAGAACTGCTCCTCGTACACCCGTGAATGGTGGCGCAGCCAGGACTTCCTGCCCAAGGCGACCCTGGAGGTCGCCGACGACGGCGTGGTGCTCTCGATGGTCGCGCAGGGCGTCGGCATGGCGATCCTGCCCCGCCTGACCGTCACCGGTCCGGTCCCCGGCGTCACCGTGACCGGTCTCGGCGCGGACGGGCCGACGCGGCGCATCGTCAGTGTGGCGACGCGTGCGGACGCCAAGGCCGCTGCGCCGCGCGAGCTGGTGCGGCTGCTGCGCGGGGTGGCTCGGGAGATGCTGGGCTAGTTTGCAAGCCTTGTGTCGCATAGGTAACGCAAAGCGCTGATACGCCCCATAGGCGACCGCCGCCTGCGCCCGACCCCGTCGCGCGGGGGTGTTCCGCGCCATGCCGCGAGCCCTGCTGCCGGCGCCCGCACATCAGGACCTTGACCTGCTGAAACGCGGCGTGGGTCGGGGACATCGCGATTTTTCAAGGAACAGCAAACTCTTGCGGGATTGAGATCAGGATATTGCGCGCAAGTGTCGGCGGCGTTACGCTCCCGCTGCGACATCTCCCCACCCGGGCCGAACCCCACGGCCCGTACCCCGCACGGTGCCCCATCGAAGGAGCCCTTTGTGATGTCCAGATCCACACGCGCCGGGATTTCCGGCGCGCGACCGTACTCGCCACGCCGTTCGCTGGCCGCCGCCCTCGGGGCGGTGCTGGTCTCCACCGGTACCCTGGTCGCCCTCGCCGCCTCGCCCGCGGCCGCGGCCGGCGCCACCGGCGGATCGGGGGCGAACCTGCCCTATGTGGAGGTCCAGGCCGCGAAGGCGACCGCGACCACCGGAACCCTGATCGGTCCCAGCGTCATGCAGGGGCAGCTGGCCGACGAGGCCGCCTACCGGCAGGCCGTCACCCTGGCCGGCAACGGCTCGGGCCAGAGCATCACCTTCACCACCCCGGTCGCGACCAACTCGATCAACATCCGCTACAGCATCCCGGACAGCTCGAACGGCTCGGTCTACACCGCGCCGCTGTCGCTGTACGTCAACGGGACCAAGCAGCAGAACCTGACGCTGACCAACGCCTACAGCTGGTACTACGGCGGCTATCCGGGCAGCAACTCCCCGGGCAGCACCCCGCACCACTTCTACGACGAGGCGCACCAGCTGTTCAGCACCACCTATCCGGCCGGCACGACGTTCAAGCTGCAGGTCGACTCCGGGGACAGCGCCGCGTCCTACACGGTCAACTTCGCCGACTTCGAGAACGTCGGCCCGGCGCTGACCCAGCCGGCCGGCTCGGTCTCGGTGACCAGCGAGGGCGCCGACGCCACCGGCGCCGGTGACTCCACGGCCGCCTTCAACGCCGCCATCGCCGCCGCCGGGCCCGGCGGCACGGTGTGGATCCCGCAGGGCACGTTCAACATCCCGCGCCACATCACGGTCAACAACGTGACGGTGGCCGGCGCCGGCATGTGGTACTCCACGGTGACCGGCGCGGCGCCCGGCTTCTACGGCCTCGGCGAGCCCGACAGCTGCGGAGTCGGCGGCAACAAGGGCTCCAGCAACAACGTGCACCTGTCCAACTTCGCGATCTTCGGCAATGTCCAGACCCGCAACGACTGCGACCAGGTCAACGGCATCGGCGGCGCGATGAACAACTCGACCGTCAGCAACATCTGGATCGACCACATGAAGGTCGGCGCCTGGATGGACGGGCCGATGGACAAGATCTCCTTCAGCGGGATGCGCATCCGCGACACCTCCGCCGACGGCATCAACTTCCACGGCGGCGTCACCAACTCCTCGGTGACGAACAGCGACATCCGCAACACCGGTGACGACGGCATCGCGCAGTGGGCCGACTCGGGCCTGGGCGCCGACGCCAACGACACCATCTCCAACAACACGGTCTCCGACCAGATCCTGGCCAACGGCATCGCGATCTACGGCGGCCACGACAACACCGTCACCGGCAACCTGGTCGTGGACTCCGGCATATCGCAGGGCGGCGGCATCCACGTCGGACAGCGCTTCACCTCCACCCCGGTCGGTCTGACCACGATCTCCAACAACACCCTGATCCGCGACGGCGACCTGGACCCGAACTGGCAGTTCGGCGTCGGCGCGCTGTGGTTCGACGGCAGCCAGGGCGCGATCACCGGGCCGATCAAGGTCAGCAACGCCCTGATCGAGCAGAGCCCGTTCGAGGCGGTCCAGTGGGTCGAGGGCACGGTCAGCGGCGTCTCGCTGACCGACGTGACCATCGCCGGGACCGGCACCTTCGCGATGCAGGAGCAGACCGGCGGCTCGGCGACGTTCACCAACGTCACCGCCACCGGCGTCGCGCAGGCCAACCAGGGCAACGCCCCGAGCTACAGCTGTGAGGGCAACGCCTTCGCGGTCACCGACGGCGGCGGCAACTCCGGCATCAGCCCGACCTCGTGCCTGAGCGACAACCCGACCGAGGTCTTCCCGCCCTACCCGGCCAGCAGCGTCACCACCAGCCCGGGTTCGCTGAACTTCGGCTCGGTGGCGACCGGCGCGACCAGCGCGGCGCAGACCGTGACGGTCTCGAACCCGACCGGTTCGGCCGCCTCGGTGTCCTCCATCACCGCCAGCGGTGACTTCGCGCAGACCAACAACTGCGGGTCGTCCATCGCCGCCAACGGCTCCTGCACGGTGAACGTCACCTTCAAGCCGACCGCCTCCGGTGCGCGCACCGGCAGCCTGACCGTCACCGCCGGCGGCGTCACCAACACCGTCACGCTCTCCGGCAGCGGCATCGCGCCCGGACCGGTGCTCAACGCCAACCCGGCGAGCCTGTCCTTCGCCCGCACCGCGGTCGGCGCCTCGACCGGGACGCAGGCGGTGACCATCAGCAACAACGGCACCAGCGCGGCGAGCGTCTCAGGGGTCTCGGTCACCGGCGACTTCAGCCAGACCAACAACTGCTCCTCGATCGCCGTCAACGGCTCCTGCACGGTGAACGTCAAGTTCGCCCCGACCGCCGGCGGCTCGCGCACCGGCACACTGACCGTCGCCAGCAACGCCAACAACGCCCCGACCACCGTGGCGCTCAGCGGTACCGGCGTCGACGGCTCGGTGAACCTGGCCGCCGGGCAGCCGGCCACGGCCAGCTCCAGCAACGGCTCCTTCGTTCCGGGCAACCTGACCGACGCCGACGCCTCGACCTACTGGGAAAGCGCGAACGGCGCCTTCCCGCAGTGGGCCCAGGTCGACCTCGCCCAGAACTGGAACGTCGGCAAGGTCGTGCTGCGCCTGCCGCCGTCGACCGCGTGGGGTGCCCGCACCCAGACGCTGTCGGTGCTCGGCTCGACCGACGGCTCGAACTTCAGCACCCTGGTGGGTTCGGCGACGTACACCTTCGACCCGAACGCCAACAACAACACGGTGACCATCCCGTTCACCGGCACCTCCGTCCGCTACGTCCGGATCAACGTCACCGCCAACAGCGGCTGGCAGGCCGCGCAGCTCTCGGACATCCAGGCCTACCTCGGTAGCGGCGGCGGCACCACGGGCCCGTCGATCGCGACGAACCCGGCCAGCGTGTCCTTCGGCAGCCAGGCCGTCGGCAGCACCTCGGCCGCCAGCGCGGTGAGCGTGAGCAACACCGGCAACGGTGCGGCGTCGATCTCCTCGATCACCGCCAACGGCGACTTCGCGCAGACCAACAACTGCGGCAGCTCGCTGGCCGCCGGCGCGTCCTGCACCGTGAACGTCACCTTCACCCCGACCGCCTCCGGCGCCCGGACCGGCACGCTGAGCATCGCCAGCAACGCCCCCGGCAGCCCGGCGACGGTCGCTTTGAGCGGCACCGGCGGCTCCAGCGCGAACACCAACCTGGCGCTGAACCAGCCGACGTCGGCCAGCGGGTCCACGCAGAACTACGTGCCGGGCAACACGGTCGACGGCAACACCAACAGCTACTGGGAGAGCACGGACAACGCGTTCCCGCAGTGGCTGCAGGTCGACCTCGGCGCGTCGAAGAGCATCAGCAAGATCGTGCTCGACCTCCCGCCGTCCAGCTCCTGGGCCACCCGGACCCAGACGCTGTCGGTGCAGGACTCCACCACCAACAGCACCTTCTCCACTGTGGTGGGGTCGGCGACCTACACCTTCAACCCCTCGACCGGGAACACCGTGACCATCACGTTCCCGGCGGCCACCACGCGGTACGTGCGGCTGAACTTCACCGCCAACAGCGGGTGGCCGGCCGGGCAGCTCTCGGAGTTCCAGATCTTCCAGTGACGCCTGATCGGTAGTGCGGCAGCCGGTTTCCGGTTGCCGAGCTCGCGGCGCCGTCCCCGTTGACGCGGGGGCGGCGCCGCTTTTCGGTGCGCGCTCGACGACTCGACGACTCGACGACTCGGCAACAACCCAGAGCCCTGATTCGGTGCGCTGATCGTCCTGTTTGACCGCCTTTGCCGGTTCACATATGGGGACACCAATTCTGGTTATGAACCTTTACTCAACCTTGACCGCCCTACCATTGCCCGTCCGCGCCCCGGCCCAGACGATGGACACGCGCTTCACAAGGTCCGGACACACCCCCACCGGCACTCGGTCCATGGCTCCCGATCGCCGACGTCCACGCCACCCACCCGAAGGGACGCTCTCATGTTGAGAGGCGCATCACCCAAGCTCGTCGCCGCGGCCACCGCGGCCACCGTGGTCCTCACCGGCGCCGTGATCGCCGCGTCGTCGACGGCCGCCCAGGCCGCCCCGGCCGTGACCCGGGCCGCCGCCCCCAAGCTCAGCACCACCGTCGCGCCGGGCGGCAACTTCAACCTGTCCGTCTGGGAGCTCCAGGAGCCCGTGGGCAGCCCCGGCTCGCCCCGCACGATCCCCTCCGCGCAGCTGCAGGGCGCCAAGGGGTATCAGGACTCGTACTTCTACACCGACACCAAAGACGGCGCCATGACCTTCTGGGCGCCGGAGAAGGGCGTCACCACGCCCAACTCCAACTACGCCCGCTCCGAGCTGCGCGAGATGAACACCGACGGCAGCTCCGCGGACTGGAAGCTGGCCGGCTCCCACCAACTGCAGGCCACCTTGCGCGTGGACTCGGTGACCGACCACGTCTGCGTGGGCCAGATCCACCTGGGCACCGGCGGCTCCTCCACCAAGCCGCTCGTCGAGCTGTACTACTACAAGAACGGCAACATCGTGCTCGGCGAGGAGAACTCGCCCTCCGGCGGCCAGACGACGCACCAGATCGCCAACGTCCCGGTCGGCACGCAGTGGAGCTACACCATCGCCGTCTCCGGCGGGAACACCATCAACCTGACGGTGAACGGCAAGACCACGAAGTACGCGATCCCGTCGTCCTTCAACGCCTACCACATGTACTTCAAGGCCGGTTCCTACAACCAGTCCTCGTCGAGCAGCACCACGAAGGGGGCGCGCGTCGCCTTCTACGCGCTGACCGTGAAGCACAGCTGACACAGGCCGGCTGACACAGCACGACTGACACAGCCCAACTGACACAGCTCAGCTGATGTGGCACAGCACGCAAAGCCTCCCCGCGCCCGAACCGCCATCGGACGCGGGGAGCTCAGAGCCCGAACGCTTCCTTCGTCTTCTCCCGCTGCGCCCGAGCCAGCCCCCGCATCACCTCATAGCTCCGGCCGTCCATGGTCGACACGATGATGACGTCATGGCCCTGCCGCTCCTCGACCGTGGAGATCGAAGCCCGCGCCAGCGAGATGTTGTCGTTGAACAGCATCCGGAACGGCGCCTTGAGATGAATCGTATGTTCATCGAATTCCGTCACGGTCCACCGCTTGTGCTCGGCCTTGTC
This window harbors:
- a CDS encoding hydroxyacid dehydrogenase, encoding MTARPTVLFAMTHENLPRLFSPRALDRLRELTEIDACLVVDDFRGPDAARALASTEVLITSWGAPPIDQRVLDAAPRLRAVLHAAGTVRGYVTDACWERGLLVSSAAEANAIPVAEYTLAAILLAGKNAFALRESFTALRGATDPDRERRRDTLGNHHRRVGVIGASRVGRRLLELLRPFDFELFLSDPYIGPTEATDLGAVLLSLDDLLRSSDIVTLHAPDLPATRGMLDRRRLALIPDGATVINTSRGTLIEPEALTDELLSGRLNAILDVTDPEPPPPDSPLYRLPNVFLTPHIAGSLGNELSRIGDAVVQEVERLAGGRPLEHRVVRADLERVA
- a CDS encoding MDR family NADP-dependent oxidoreductase; its protein translation is MPSTTTASTVSTASTALNYRAIRQARRPQGRPTAADFEIVSSPIPTLAPGEILVRNLAQSVDPYMREAMHWGGWEKGFGLEGRALGRVVASKDPVIAEGSIVFHRHSWATHAVVAKADIRVLTVPEGVPLTAYLGILGGTGLTAYVGLKRVAELQPGEDLFISAAGGGVGTAAARIARVMGAGRLIGSTGSSTKAKHLMEHIGFDAAIDYHAATPLADQLRAAAPDGIDVYFDNVGGTHLEAAISILRHSGRIAWCGAVAQYDDLENPPAAPANLYDIVGKALRLEGFLVRDHLDAREEFESFLIPHIISGAVPVDETIVHGFGNTVDAFVAMLGGGNVGKMVVTFEES
- a CDS encoding LysR family transcriptional regulator; this encodes MTDLAPSELRVLVAVARTGSFTAAAEATGTTQSAVSHAVRGVERKVGAVLFERGRSGARPTPAGERAVVRARQVLRQLELLGAEARGAEEGTVTGTLRIAAFRSAAAVLLPPAIMGLAARYPGVAPHVLVVPELGAGTVGEVEEGRADLAIATLDDEAPTPPGMVVGELLREPYVLVYPAARKEPRGLPLIDWPENCSSYTREWWRSQDFLPKATLEVADDGVVLSMVAQGVGMAILPRLTVTGPVPGVTVTGLGADGPTRRIVSVATRADAKAAAPRELVRLLRGVAREMLG
- a CDS encoding choice-of-anchor D domain-containing protein, translating into MSRSTRAGISGARPYSPRRSLAAALGAVLVSTGTLVALAASPAAAAGATGGSGANLPYVEVQAAKATATTGTLIGPSVMQGQLADEAAYRQAVTLAGNGSGQSITFTTPVATNSINIRYSIPDSSNGSVYTAPLSLYVNGTKQQNLTLTNAYSWYYGGYPGSNSPGSTPHHFYDEAHQLFSTTYPAGTTFKLQVDSGDSAASYTVNFADFENVGPALTQPAGSVSVTSEGADATGAGDSTAAFNAAIAAAGPGGTVWIPQGTFNIPRHITVNNVTVAGAGMWYSTVTGAAPGFYGLGEPDSCGVGGNKGSSNNVHLSNFAIFGNVQTRNDCDQVNGIGGAMNNSTVSNIWIDHMKVGAWMDGPMDKISFSGMRIRDTSADGINFHGGVTNSSVTNSDIRNTGDDGIAQWADSGLGADANDTISNNTVSDQILANGIAIYGGHDNTVTGNLVVDSGISQGGGIHVGQRFTSTPVGLTTISNNTLIRDGDLDPNWQFGVGALWFDGSQGAITGPIKVSNALIEQSPFEAVQWVEGTVSGVSLTDVTIAGTGTFAMQEQTGGSATFTNVTATGVAQANQGNAPSYSCEGNAFAVTDGGGNSGISPTSCLSDNPTEVFPPYPASSVTTSPGSLNFGSVATGATSAAQTVTVSNPTGSAASVSSITASGDFAQTNNCGSSIAANGSCTVNVTFKPTASGARTGSLTVTAGGVTNTVTLSGSGIAPGPVLNANPASLSFARTAVGASTGTQAVTISNNGTSAASVSGVSVTGDFSQTNNCSSIAVNGSCTVNVKFAPTAGGSRTGTLTVASNANNAPTTVALSGTGVDGSVNLAAGQPATASSSNGSFVPGNLTDADASTYWESANGAFPQWAQVDLAQNWNVGKVVLRLPPSTAWGARTQTLSVLGSTDGSNFSTLVGSATYTFDPNANNNTVTIPFTGTSVRYVRINVTANSGWQAAQLSDIQAYLGSGGGTTGPSIATNPASVSFGSQAVGSTSAASAVSVSNTGNGAASISSITANGDFAQTNNCGSSLAAGASCTVNVTFTPTASGARTGTLSIASNAPGSPATVALSGTGGSSANTNLALNQPTSASGSTQNYVPGNTVDGNTNSYWESTDNAFPQWLQVDLGASKSISKIVLDLPPSSSWATRTQTLSVQDSTTNSTFSTVVGSATYTFNPSTGNTVTITFPAATTRYVRLNFTANSGWPAGQLSEFQIFQ
- a CDS encoding polysaccharide lyase family 7 protein, translating into MLRGASPKLVAAATAATVVLTGAVIAASSTAAQAAPAVTRAAAPKLSTTVAPGGNFNLSVWELQEPVGSPGSPRTIPSAQLQGAKGYQDSYFYTDTKDGAMTFWAPEKGVTTPNSNYARSELREMNTDGSSADWKLAGSHQLQATLRVDSVTDHVCVGQIHLGTGGSSTKPLVELYYYKNGNIVLGEENSPSGGQTTHQIANVPVGTQWSYTIAVSGGNTINLTVNGKTTKYAIPSSFNAYHMYFKAGSYNQSSSSSTTKGARVAFYALTVKHS